The following proteins are co-located in the Vigna angularis cultivar LongXiaoDou No.4 chromosome 2, ASM1680809v1, whole genome shotgun sequence genome:
- the LOC108329300 gene encoding vacuolar cation/proton exchanger 3 has product MASHQHEPWLLENGNPKVLTREMRHGRTAHSKSSNSLRKKSDRTLVSKVPCATIRNILFNLQEVILGTKLSILIPAIPAAIVAEYCGFGRPWVFVLSLLGLTPLAERVSFITEQVAFYTGPTVGGLLNATCGNVTELIIAIFALSSNKIAVVKYSLLGSILSNLLLVLGTSLLCGGIANLRVEQKYDRRQGDVNSLMLLLALLCYLLPMLFKYSAASAALTVDPSLHLSRASSIVMLIAYVVYIIFQLWTHRQLFEAEDEDEDDSNGSDEQAVIGLWSGIAWLIGMTVFIALLSEYVVDTIEDASDSWGLSVSFLSIILLPIVGNAAEHAGAVIFAFKNKLDISLGVALGSATQIAMFVVPLCVIVAWTMGVKMDLNFNILETGSVALAIIVTSFTLQDGTSHYLKGLVLLLCYIVIGACFFVQRTPLNQADATNVIPKAAINAVLSA; this is encoded by the exons ATGGCTTCTCACCAACACGAACCATGGCTACTGGAGAACGGAAACCCGAAGGTCTTGACCAGGGAAATGAGACATGGTCGCACTGCGCATAGCAAGTCTTCCAACTCACTTCGCAAGAAGTCTGATCGCACTCTTGTTTCTAAGGTTCCCTGTGCCACTATCCGAAACATACTTTTCAACTTGCAAGAGGTTATTCTTGGCACCAAGCTTTCCATTCTCATCCCTGCCATTCCTGCTGCCATTGTTGCTGAGTACTGTGGCTTTGGAAGA CCTTGGGTTTTCGTGTTGAGCTTGCTTGGACTTACCCCACTTGCTGAACGTGTGAGCTTCATAACCGA ACAAGTTGCCTTCTACACTGGTCCTACAG TTGGAGGACTTCTGAACGCTACGTGTGGGAATGTTACGGAGCTCATAATAGCAATATTTGCGCTTAGCAGTAACAAAATTGCTGTGGTCAAGTATTCTCTGTTGGGTTCTATTCTTTCAAACCTTCTTCTGGTTCTTGGCACCTCTCTATTATGTGGTGGCATTGCAAACCTTAGAGTGGAACAAAAATATGATAGA AGACAAGGAGATGTGAACTCACTTATGCTGCTGTTGGCATTGTTGTGCTACTTACTTCCAATGCTGTTCAAATATAGCGCTGCCTCAGCTGCTCTCACTGTTGATCCTTCACTCCACTTGTCTAGAGCTTCTAGCATTGTGATGCTGATTGCATATGTTGTTTACATAATCTTTCAACTGTGGACACACAGGCAACTATTTGAAGCTGAAGAT GAGGATGAAGATGACAGCAATGGTTCAGATGAACAAGCCGTCATTGGACTCTGGAGTGGCATTGCTTGGCTGATTGGGATGACTGTGTTCATTGCTCTGTTGTCTGAATACGTGGTGGATACAATTGAGGATGCATCAGATTCATGGGGTTTGTCTGTGAGCTTCCTCAGCATAATCTTGCTACCAATAGTTGGCAATGCAGCTGAACATGCAGGAGCAGTCATATTTGCTTTCAAGAACAAGCTG GACATCTCATTGGGTGTTGCATTGGGTTCAGCAACTCAGATTGCCATGTTTGTG GTCCCTTTGTGTGTGATCGTTGCTTGGACTATGGGTGTCAAAATGGATTTGAACTTCAACATCCTAGAGACAGGTTCCGTTGCTTTGGCAATAATAGTCACAAGCTTTACTTTACAg GATGGTACTTCTCACTACTTGAAAGGCCTTGTTCTCCTGCTGTGCTACATAGTTATTGGAGCTTGCTTCTTCGTACAAAGAACACCATTGA ACCAAGCTGATGCTACAAACGTCATTCCTAAAGCAGCCATTAATGCAGTTTTAAGTGCTTAG